A genomic segment from Oncorhynchus clarkii lewisi isolate Uvic-CL-2024 chromosome 12, UVic_Ocla_1.0, whole genome shotgun sequence encodes:
- the LOC139421742 gene encoding deoxyribonuclease-1-like, which yields MRVACLLVLFLLALVQLGGCLLLGAFNIKTFGDKKSSNSTLMDIITQIVHRYDIVLIQEVRDTDLSATNKLMQHVNKGLSPYRYSHIVSEELGRSTYTERYLYLYREETVSVAKNYTYDDGCEPCGTDTFIREPFIVMFSSNYTAVGNFVLIPQHTSPDSAVKEVDALYDVAADVRARWNTNDIVLLGDFNAGCRYVSGSDWQRIRLFTDHRYHWLIPDHADTTVSNTDCPYDRVVATTEMMRGVVPGSAEVFNYMTHLKLSHSTALAVSDHYPVEVKLIGHAPAA from the exons aTGCGTGTAGCCTGTCTGTTAGTGCTGTTCCTATTGGCCCTGGTGCAGCTGGGAGGCTGTCTGCTGCTAGGAGCCTTCAACATCAAGACATTCGGAGACAAGAAGTCCTCCAACTCAACCCTCATGGACATCATCACTCAG ATAGTGCACCGTTATGATATCGTGCTGATCCAGGAAGTAAGAGACACTGACCTATCAGCAACCAACAAACTGATGCAGCACGTCAACAA AGGCTTGTCTCCCTATAGGTACAGTCACATTGTCAGCGAGGAACTGGGCCGCAGTACCTACACAGAGAGATACCTCTACCTGtacag AGAGGAGACGGTCTCTGTGGCTAAGAACTACACGTACGATGACGGCTGTGAGCCCTGCGGTACAGATACCTTCATCAGAGAACCCTTCATTGTCATGTTCTCCTCGAACTACACAG ctGTGGGGAACTTTGTTTTGATACCTCAACACACGTCTCCAGACTCGGCAGTGAAGGAGGTTGATGCTCTGTACGATGTGGCCGCTGACGTCAGAGCTCGCTGGAACACCAAT GACATAGTGCTGCTGGGGGACTTCAACGCAGGCTGTCGCTACGTCAGTGGATCAGACTGGCAGCGGATACGTCTCTTCACAGACCACAGATACCACTGGCTGATACCTGACCACGCTGACACCACGGTCTCTAACACCGACTGTCCCTACGACAG GGTGGTGGCCACCACTGAGATGATGAGAGGAGTGGTCCCTGGGTCGGCTGAGGTGTTCAACTACATGACTCACCTGAAGCTCAGCCACAGCACG gcATTGGCTGTCAGCGACCACTACCCCGTTGAGGTGAAGCTGATTGGTCACGCCCCTGCTGCATGA